In the Candidatus Aegiribacteria sp. genome, ATGACCCATTTTATTGTAATTATCGGAGAGATTCTTTTCGTCACAAAGCTCTTTTTCAATTGAGAGTGATTTCCTGTAGCACTCGAGAGACAGAGTATATTCTTTCAATTTCATGTGAATATCTCCGATATTGCTGTATGCAATCGCCTTACCCTGTCTGTCGTCCAGTTCTTCCTTCAGTTCCAGGGATTTGCTGTAGTAATTCAGAGCGCTTTCCAGATTTCCACGTTCTTTAGCTAGAATTCCCATATTGTTGTAGGAAAAGGCCAATCCGCGCATATCTCCGGTCTCTTCCCTGATTTCAAGAGCTTTCTGGTAATAGTATTCTGCCTTTTCAAGATCGTTGCGTTTGCGGAAAACAACACCTATGCAGTTCAGAGAATGAGCGATGAGATTTCTGTCATCGATTTCCTCATAGATACTGAGAGCCTTCAGATGATGATCAAGTGCGAGGTCCAATCTGCTTTGATCGCTGTATACAACACCAATATTAGTGAATGTTCCAGCGATACCTTTGCTGTCATCAAGTTCAGTGAAAATCTCACGTGCGGTGTTGAAATGCTCCATGCTTTCATAGTACTTACCTATGGCGGCATTTGCAATACCAAAAAGCTTGTGGCTTTTTGCCTCTCCTTGCCTGTATCCGATTCTTTCAGAAAGAACCATGGCTTCCTTGGCGTATGCGTCAGTCATTGATGGATTGGATCTGTACAACTCGTAGCCAAGCTTATTAAGTAAATCCACTCTCGACCGCCCGGTTTTCCCGGCAGGAGGGCTGGAACGCATTTTTTTTAACTGTCGTTTGAGATCAGTAATTTCAGAATTCAAATGTATGAAATCTCCCTTCACACCAAGAAACTTAGTCGAAGTTGAATCCCTTATCTAGTATTACTTTCCTGCAGGCGTTGACTACATCTGTGTCATACAATGTATCCCTGTTGTCAGTTATTTCACGCACCGCTTCTTCCAACCCGAGAACGGGTCTGTAAGGACGGTGAGAAGACATGGCTTCAATGACATCGGCAACACATATGATACGTGCTTCGATCATTATCTTATCTGCCTTAAGACCCTGTGGATAGCCTGTTCCGTTGAAATGTTCGTGGTGTTCCCTGACGATTTCAGCGATAGGCCAGGGAAAATTGATTTCACTTAGAATATCGCAGCCGGCCTGAGGATGGATCTGAATCATTCTCATCTCAAGGCTGGAGAGGACGCCGGGTTTGCTAAGTATCTCCTGCGGTACATTGATCTTCCCGATATCATGAACAAGAGACGCGATATGTATTGCTTCAACTATCTCCTCAGGAAGCTTCATCTCCCTGGCGATTTCGCTGGCCAGCTTTGCAACCCTGATTTGATGTCCGGAAGTATACGGATCTCTCAATTCCGTGATCTTCGAAACCAGTACTATTGTTCCCTGAAAACCGCGTTCGAGCTTGTTGAAGCTTTTTATTAACTCTATTGTACGTTCATTGATCATTTCTTCCAGCTGATCCTGGTGCTTCCTGAGTTCTTCTTCGATATGAATACGATCGGTTATTTCATTCTGCAGTTCGATGTTTTTCAATCGGTATATTTCAGCTTCCTTTTTCTTTCTCTCGGTTTCAAATCTGATCTGAAGCTGAACCATATTTTTTCTGCTCTCCTCACTGAAAATCTTCTGCGAGAGCTCACTGTGCTTCATGTAGTATTCAAGTGCACCTTCATAATCACCCTTGTCCGCACAAAGGGTTGAAAGATTTTTGTATGCGATCAGCTCACGGTCCCTCACACCGATTTCTATTGCCGTATTGAGCGCATCGTTCAGATAGAATTCAGACTGCTTGAATTCCCCTTTTAAAGTGAGAATCTCACCCAGATTGTTGCACGATGCGCAATAACCTGTATTGTAGCCGATTCGTTTGAATATTTCGTAAGCTTTGAAATAGTACTCCCAGGCAGCATCGAGATTATCCTGAGATTTCAAGACAGTGCCCATATTATTGTAGGAAGATGCTATTCCAAGGTCATCCTCAAGTTCCGTGAAAGATTGAAGTGACTTTTCAGCGAACTTAAGAGCTTTTTCATATTCGTTAATATCATGATAGAGAATGCCTATATTGTTAGTTGTTGTAGCTATTCCATTTCTATTGCCGGTCTTCTCCCTTATTTCAAGGGATCTGGTGTAGTATTCGAGCGCCTTCTTGAAATCCTTGAGATTTCTGTAAATAATACCAATTGTATTCAATGTACTCGAAAGAGCAGTCAAATCATTGGTGTCTTCATAAATTGCAAGAGCTTTAAGGCTGTATTCAAGCGCATTTTCGTAATCACCTTTGTGTGCGTATGAAATGCCTGTAATCTTGTAACATCTTGCGAAATGGACTTCAATTTTAAGTTCCCGGATTATAGAGAGAGCCTGCTCAGCAAGGTAACAGGCTTCATGAGGATTTGTTCTGTTCATAATATCTGCCAGGTCAAGGAGAACGATAATCTCCTCTTCGGATGGACTATGGTCAGATTCGCGAATATCCGAAAGTTTTTTCTGAAGGATTTCTATATCACTGATGATCAGCAAACCCCCCTTTTTTGCTCAACCACATAACCAGGTATTTATAAATATGTATACCTGAAGTGAGTCACTGCAATAGCAATAATAGATTTGTCATCAAACCGGAAGTCCTGCAACTGACATGAAAATGTTATCATTAAGATTCAACGACTTCGATTTGAGTGTCATACCTGCCGTATTTACGAATTTTTCTCGAAATGTGTTCCGGACCAAGAAACACCTTGATCTCCGGGAGAACCCAATACCCCTCCAGAGCCTCTGGAACTGGAATGTGAATCCGATGCGGTACATTCCATGGGAAGACGATGTTCCTGAAATAGAGGTTGGATGAGCTGTTTTGGGAGCATTTAATGGGATTACGGAAAATCCACCTTCCTGCTGTTTCCCGCTGGAGTTATCGACAGATAATTATCCGAGAACCTGTATCTGAGTAATTGAATGAGATGATCTGCTTCTTATCCAACAGAAGTGTGATCTCTTCATCCCTGTAACGTCGAAACACCATACCGCTCTGTTCCCCCCGTACAAATACCAGTGTGCCGTCTTCCTGCACATCTGCTTCAT is a window encoding:
- a CDS encoding tetratricopeptide repeat protein produces the protein MDLLNKLGYELYRSNPSMTDAYAKEAMVLSERIGYRQGEAKSHKLFGIANAAIGKYYESMEHFNTAREIFTELDDSKGIAGTFTNIGVVYSDQSRLDLALDHHLKALSIYEEIDDRNLIAHSLNCIGVVFRKRNDLEKAEYYYQKALEIREETGDMRGLAFSYNNMGILAKERGNLESALNYYSKSLELKEELDDRQGKAIAYSNIGDIHMKLKEYTLSLECYRKSLSIEKELCDEKNLSDNYNKMGHIMTLVGEYEEALEYFKRGLTISTRIGARIFKADSLRELSDLYKAMNDYEKAFTYFKEYSILQQEIFSEKSSETITRLQVRHETEQKEKEAELYYLKNVELQKEINDRKLVENQLVVQEHLLEKRVKDRTIELQQSMQKLKNSVEGTIHTLS
- a CDS encoding tetratricopeptide repeat protein produces the protein MLIISDIEILQKKLSDIRESDHSPSEEEIIVLLDLADIMNRTNPHEACYLAEQALSIIRELKIEVHFARCYKITGISYAHKGDYENALEYSLKALAIYEDTNDLTALSSTLNTIGIIYRNLKDFKKALEYYTRSLEIREKTGNRNGIATTTNNIGILYHDINEYEKALKFAEKSLQSFTELEDDLGIASSYNNMGTVLKSQDNLDAAWEYYFKAYEIFKRIGYNTGYCASCNNLGEILTLKGEFKQSEFYLNDALNTAIEIGVRDRELIAYKNLSTLCADKGDYEGALEYYMKHSELSQKIFSEESRKNMVQLQIRFETERKKKEAEIYRLKNIELQNEITDRIHIEEELRKHQDQLEEMINERTIELIKSFNKLERGFQGTIVLVSKITELRDPYTSGHQIRVAKLASEIAREMKLPEEIVEAIHIASLVHDIGKINVPQEILSKPGVLSSLEMRMIQIHPQAGCDILSEINFPWPIAEIVREHHEHFNGTGYPQGLKADKIMIEARIICVADVIEAMSSHRPYRPVLGLEEAVREITDNRDTLYDTDVVNACRKVILDKGFNFD